The following are encoded together in the Juglans microcarpa x Juglans regia isolate MS1-56 chromosome 2D, Jm3101_v1.0, whole genome shotgun sequence genome:
- the LOC121249571 gene encoding LOW QUALITY PROTEIN: membrane-anchored ubiquitin-fold protein 4 (The sequence of the model RefSeq protein was modified relative to this genomic sequence to represent the inferred CDS: inserted 1 base in 1 codon): MPEEDLVELKFRIYDGSDIGPFRYSPASTVAMVKEKIVTEWPKDKKIVPKGANDVKLINAGKVLENNKTVGQCRVPFGELPRGVITMHAVVQPSLAKAKTEKKVDEXPRKSICSCSIL, encoded by the exons ATGCCGGAGGAGGACCTGGTGGAGCTCAAGTTCCGAATCTATGATGGATCTGATATTGGTCCTTTCCGTTACTCGCCAGCCTCGACTGTTGCAATGGTCAAGGAGAAAATTGTCACCGAGTGGCCAAAAG ATAAGAAAATTGTGCCCAAGGGAGCAAATGACGTAAAACTGATAAATGCGGGGAAAGTATTGGAAAACAACAAGACTGTCGGCCAGTGTAGAGTACCTTTTGGTGAGCTTCCAAGAGGAGTTATCACCATGCATGCTGTCGTACAACCATCTCTAGCAAAAGCAAAAACAG AAAAGAAGGTTGATG GCCCAAGAAAAAGTATTTGTTCCTGTTCCATATTGTAA
- the LOC121249572 gene encoding GRAS family protein RAM1-like — MINSLCGSMGSLKSTTEDSSTTPQPTSPDESFSESKIKTTTTALHSDLEHNRLTPPSLNFPTLKFDLDGDVEVQSPDSYLWESFFADQLDGDFMISSPVRNLPSPQTSAYNYNHNYAQAMQVQSLSGYSPPRFSSQMGPAFSSSQKGKGLSPLQRVFNSPKNQYMKPDCLSLSSIEDFLDDYQREEFGAYPTTKVLSSIGSSSQCFDMPTLLPAVDGMANSSRFCGSVKETSTPGGSQLTQERDIYQIGSIAGAPLSQQLQHERQQEKQLQQKQPQPQTQEQHQQNLNHNNLIVPLPIDTDQQEQDSGLQLVHLLLACAEAVAKEDYMLARRYLHHLNRVVTPLGDSMQRVASCFTEALSARLAATLSNTTKPSASIPKPFSPFPPNSLEILKIYQIVYQACPYIKFAHFTANQAIFEAFEAEERVHVIDLDILQGYQWPAFMQALAARPSGAPFLRITGVGASIEAVRETGRCLAELAHSLHIPFEFHPVGEQLEDLQAHMFNRRVGEALAVNTVNRLHRVPGNYLGNLLTMIRDQAPNIVTLVEQEASHNGPYFLGRFLEALHYYSAIFDSLDATFPPDSAQRAKVEQYIFAPEIRNIVASEGAERIERHERLEKWRKLMEVKGFKGVPLSANAVTQSKILLGLYSCDGYRLTEDMGCLLLGWQDRSLIAASAWRC, encoded by the exons ATGATTAATTCCCTATGCGGAAGCATGGGTTCCCTCAAGAGTACTACTGAAGACTCAAGCACGACACCCCAACCAACTTCTCCTGACGAATCATTTTCAGAATCTAAGATCAAAACTACTACTACAGCTCTACACTCGGATCTGGAACACAATAGGCTAACCCCACCAAGCCTCAACTTCCCAACTCTTAAATTTGACTTGGATGGAGATGTTGAAGTCCAATCGCCAGATAGTTATCTTTGGGAATCCTTTTTCGCTGATCAGTTGGATGGCGATTTTATGATTTCGTCACCAGTGAGGAACTTGCCATCACCACAAACTTCAGCTTACAATTACAACCACAACTACGCTCAGGCAATGCAGGTGCAGAGTCTCTCAGGGTACTCTCCTCCTCGCTTCTCGTCCCAGATGGGACCAGCTTTCAGCAGCAGCCAAAAAGGAAAGGGACTAAGCCCACTCCAGAGGGTCTTTAACTCGCCAAAGAATCAGTATATGAAACCAGACTGCCTTTCACTGTCAAGTATTGAGGACTTTTTAGATGATTATCAAAGAGAGGAGTTTGGAGCGTACCCAACGACAAAGGTATTGTCCAGTATTGGAAGCTCGTCTCAGTGTTTCGATATGCCAACCCTGCTTCCCGCCGTGGACGGAATGGCCAATTCTTCCAGGTTTTGTGGTTCAGTGAAGGAAACATCGACTCCTGGAGGTTCTCAACTGACCCAAGAAAGGGATATTTATCAAATAGGCTCTATCGCGGGTGCACCATTATCACAACAGCTGCAACATGAGCGCCAGCAAGAGAAGCAACTGCAGCAAAAGCAGCCACAACCACAAACACAGGAACAACACCAACAGAATCTTAACCATAATAACCTGATAGTGCCTCTTCCGATTGACACTGATCAGCAG GAACAAGATAGTGGCCTTCAGCTGGTGCACCTCCTTCTAGCTTGTGCTGAAGCAGTTGCGAAAGAAGACTACATGCTGGCAAGGAGATACCTCCACCACCTCAATCGGGTTGTCACACCTCTGGGCGACTCCATGCAGCGGGTAGCTTCCTGCTTCACCGAAGCCCTAAGTGCAAGACTAGCTGCCACGCTTAGCAATACAACCAAACCCAGCGCGTCCATCCCAAAGCCCTTCTCTCCATTCCCACCAAACTCGCTAGAAATCCTCAAGATTTACCAAATTGTCTACCAGGCTTGCCCTTACATAAAATTTGCTCACTTCACCGCCAATCAAGCTATATTTGAGGCCTTTGAAGCCGAAGAACGTGTCCATGTGATAGATTTAGATATTCTTCAAGGCTACCAATGGCCGGCTTTCATGCAAGCCCTAGCGGCGCGACCTAGCGGGGCTCCATTTCTCCGTATAACCGGTGTCGGAGCCTCCATAGAGGCTGTGAGAGAGACGGGAAGGTGTTTAGCAGAGTTAGCTCACTCTCTTCATATCCCTTTCGAATTCCACCCGGTGGGTGAGCAATTAGAAGACCTTCAAGCACACATGTTCAACCGACGAGTTGGGGAGGCACTGGCTGTGAATACCGTAAACCGTCTCCATCGCGTTCCCGGAAATTACCTTGGGAACTTACTAACAATGATCCGAGACCAAGCCCCCAACATCGTAACCCTAGTGGAACAAGAAGCAAGCCACAACGGCCCATACTTTTTGGGTAGGTTTCTTGAGGCACTGCATTACTACTCGGCTATTTTTGACTCGCTGGACGCAACCTTTCCACCGGACTCGGCACAGAGAGCGAAGGTGGAACAGTACATATTCGCGCCGGAGATACGTAACATAGTGGCGTCTGAGGGGGCAGAGAGGATAGAGAGGCATGAGAGGTTGGAGAAGTGGAGGAAGCTAATGGAAGTGAAGGGATTCAAGGGAGTGCCACTGAGTGCCAACGCGGTGACACAGTCGAAGATATTGCTGGGTTTGTATTCTTGTGATGGGTATAGGCTGACTGAGGACATGGGTTGTTTGCTCTTGGGGTGGCAAGATAGGTCCCTTATTGCAGCTTCTGCATGGCGAtgctga
- the LOC121249575 gene encoding protein CROWDED NUCLEI 1-like yields the protein MGLLLIEKKEWTSKYEELRQALAEAKHALKQEQAVHLTAISEVEKREENLRKALGVEKECVLDLEKALREMRSENAAIKFTADSKLAEATALVTSIEEKSLEVEVKLRAGDAKLAEVSRKSAEIERKSQDLEAQEAALQRDRLSFISERESYDSTLSKQREDMREWERKLQEGEERLAKGQRIINQREERANENDRIFKQQEKDLEEEQKRIDATNISLKRKEDDINSRLSHLTLREQEFDAMRTNLEMKEKELLALEEKLDARERTEIQKLLDDHNATLDAKKLDFELEIDRKRKSLDDELNNKVVEVEKREAEVNHMEQKVAKREQALEKRWEKLREKEKDHESKLKDLKGREKSIRSEEKSLENEKKQVLADKEVVLSLKAEVEKTRADNDVELLKIREEQHRLQVSEEERSEYVRLQSELKQEIDDYRLQKKLLLKDAEDLKLQKETFEREWDELDVKRAEIEKEMRKVTEQREEVEKLKHSEEEWLKNEKLATQEYVQRELEDLKVAKESFAAQMEHEKLAIAERAESDRSQMLHDLELRKRELETDMQNQLEDKEKELREREKLFQEEKERQLDNVNYLREVARREMEGITLERVKIDKERQEADENRKHLERHQVEMRKDIDELADLSRKLKDQREQFVKERQRFISFIEKLKSCQSCGQIISEFELSDLQFLEETENAEVFSLPRLANIHVKEGGRGNAAASEMQNNELSPVAGVSRSPVSGGTVSWLRKCTSKIFNFSPSKKIEPAAVQSLIEAAPLSYQHVDMEEPSKRVSNPADDAELSLGVATDSLDIQRIQSDNSIREVEAGQDLSADDQSNINNKAPEATEDSQPSDLNGGQRKLRKRGRPRVYRTRSVKAVVSDAKAILGEALEPNESDYPNGNTEDSGYDNAESHGDSALASNRLPGNARKRNRAQTSQIMGDEHDGEDSGGHSGSIVAGQHRKRRQKIPPPVQAPGEKRYNLRRPKTGVTVASTRGRPDLSEENKVEDTDGVRVMGEEILLSNAAPAHSVGAASENGGSTHFVQSGRNADSQVDKADTTKNLAENAAVSEEVNETLEGVGEYCDGDEYRSESHGEDAAGVDSVDGGDDYEEEPEHPGEVSMGKKLWTFFTT from the exons ATGGGGCTTCTCTTGATTGAGAAAAAGGAGTGGACTTCTAAGTATGAAGAACTCAGGCAAGCATTAGCAGAAGCAAAGCATGCCCTCAAACAAGAACAAGCGGTCCATTTAACTGCAATATCTGAAGTTGAGAAGCGGGAggagaatttgagaaaagccttggGTGTTGAGAAGGAGTGTGTGCTTGAT CTTGAGAAGGCTTTGCGTGAAATGCGCTCGGAAAATGCAGCAATCAAGTTTACTGCTGATTCTAAGTTGGCTGAGGCAACTGCTTTAGTCACTAGCATTGAGGAGAAATCTTTGGAGGTAGAGGTGAAATTGCGTGCTGGTGATGCCAAGCTTGCTGAGGTGAGCAGAAAAAGTGcagaaattgagagaaaatcACAGGACTTGGAGGCTCAAGAAGCTGCACTTCAAAGGGACCGCTTATCCTTCATTTCTGA GCGAGAGTCCTATGATTCTACTTTGTCCAAGCAAAGAGAGGACATGCGAGAATGGGAAAGAAAATTGCAGGAGGGAGAAGAGAGGCTGGCCAAGGGTCAAAGAATTATTAACCAAAGAGAGGAGAGGGCAAATGAGAATGATAGGATTTTCAAGCAGCAAGAAAAGGACCTTGAAGAGGAACAGAAGAggattgatgcaaccaacattagcttgaaaaggaaagaagatgaCATAAACAGCAGGCTTTCACATTTAACATTGAGAGAGCAG GAATTTGATGCCATGAGGACAAACTTggagatgaaagagaaagagCTACTTGCATTAGAAGAAAAGCTCGATGCTAGAGAAAGA ACTGAGATTCAGAAGCTTCTTGATGACCACAATGCTACTCTGGATGCAAAGAAGCTTGATTTCGAGTTGGAAATTGATCGAAAGAGGAAATCACTGGATGATGAGTTAAATAACAAGGTGGTTGAAGTGGAGAAGAGGGAAGCTGAAGTTAATCACATGGAGCAGAAAGTTGCGAAAAGAGAGCAGGCATTGGAAAAGAGATGGGAGAAGCTtagggagaaagagaaggacCATGAGTCCAAGCTGAAAGATCTGAAGGGAAGGGAGAAGTCCATCAGATCTGAGGAGAAGAGTttggagaatgagaagaagCAAGTGCTTGCTGATAAAGAGGTTGTGCTTAGTCTCAAGGCTGAAGTTGAGAAGACTAGGGCTGATAATGATGTAGAGCTATTGAAGATACGTGAAGAGCAGCATCGGCTTCAAGTGAGTGAAGAAGAGAGATCAGAATATGTTCGCTTGCAATCTGAACTAAAACAGGAGATAGATGATTACAGGCTTCAGAAAAAACTGCTTCTGAAGGATGCTGAAGATTTAAAGTTGCAAAAGGAGACATTTGAGAGAGAATGGGATGAGCTGGATGTGAAACGAGCTGAGAttgagaaagagatgagaaaaGTGACTGAACAGAGGGAAGAAGTAGAAAAACTGAAACACTCTGAAGAAGAATGgttaaaaaatgagaagttgGCAACACAGGAGTACGTACAAAGGGAACTGGAAGATCTTAAAGTGGCCAAAGAGTCTTTTGCTGCTCAAATGGAGCATGAGAAGTTAGCAATTGCTGAAAGAGCTGAAAGTGATAGAAGCCAAATGCTTCATGATCTTGAGCTACGGAAGAGAGAACTTGAGACTGATATGCAGAATCAGCTAGAGGACAAAGAGAAAGAACTGCGGGAGAGGGAGAAGCTatttcaagaagaaaaagagagacaaTTAGACAATGTTAATTACTTGAGAGAAGTAGCTAGGAGAGAAATGGAAGGAATTACACTTGAGAGAGTTAAAATAGATAAAGAGAGACAAGAAGCTGATGAAAACAGAAAGCATCTTGAAAGGCACCAAGTGGAAATGCGAAAGGACATTGATGAGCTTGCTGATCTTAGCAGGAAGTTGAAAGATCAGCGTGAACAATTTGTTAAGGAGAGACAACgcttcatttcatttattgaaaaactCAAGAGTTGTCAGAGCTGTGGTCAAATCATCTCCGAGTTTGAGCTGTCTGACTTACAATTTTTAGAGGAAACTGAGAATGCAGAGGTTTTTTCTCTGCCAAGACTGGCTAATATTCATGTGAAGGAAGGTGGCCGTGGAAATGCGGCTGCTTCTGAGATGCAAAACAATGAGTTATCTCCAGTTGCAGGTGTCTCAAGATCTCCAGTTTCTGGTGGAACTGTATCTTGGCTACGCAAATGCACCTccaagatttttaatttttccccAAGCAAAAAGATTGAGCCTGCTGCTGTTCAGAGTTTGATAGAGGCAGCGCCTTTGTCTTACCAGCATGTAGATATGGAAGAACCATCCAAGAGAGTATCTAACCCTGCAGATGATGCAGAGCTATCTCTTGGTGTTGCGACTGATTCTCTTGACATTCAGAGGATCCAATCTGACAACAGCATAAGAGAGGTAGAAGCTGGCCAAGATTTATCAGCTGATGATCAAAGCAACATCAATAATAAGGCACCAGAAGCTACGGAAGATTCCCAGCCGTCTGACTTGAATGGAGGTCAGCGCAAACTTCGCAAAAGAGGGAGGCCTAGAGTTTATAGGACACGTTCTGTGAAGGCCGTTGTCAGTGATGCTAAGGCTATACTTGGAGAAGCTTTAGAACCAAATGAGAGTGACTATCCAAATGGGAATACGGAGGATTCTGGCTATGATAATGCTGAAAGTCATGGTGATTCTGCTCTTGCAAGTAACAGACTACCAGGAAATGCCAGGAAGCGGAATCGTGCTCAAACATCTCAAATCATGGGGGATGAGCATGATGGTGAAGATAGTGGAGGACATTCTGGTAGCATTGTGGCAGGCCAGCACAGGAAAAGGAGACAGAAAATTCCTCCACCTGTGCAAGCTCCAGGTGAAAAACGATACAATCTCCGGAGACCCAAAAC TGGAGTTACTGTCGCCTCTACCAGAGGCAGGCCTGACCTTAGCGAAGAAAACAAGGTAGAAGATACTGATGGTGTTAGAGTGATGGGGGAGGAAATTCTTCTCTCTAATGCTGCTCCTGCACATTCAGTTGGAGCTGCTAGTGAGAATGGCGGAAGCACCCACTTTGTTCAG